Within Halobacterium jilantaiense, the genomic segment TCGACGACCGGCTCGCCGCCGTCGGCGGCCGGCTCCGCGGAGTCCACGTCCGGCGCGCCGGTCGGGACGCCGAGTTCCTCGCGTTCGAGCTCCTCGCTCGGGCCGGTCTCGATGAGCGCCTCGCCCATGTCCTCGCCCGCGGCGTGTCGGCCCGCGAGCGCGCCGAACACGATGAGCTCGGGGAGCGCGTTCCCGCCGAGGCGGTTCGCGCCGTGCAGGCTCACGCAGCCACACTCGCCGGCGGCGTACAGCCCGTCGACGCACGTCTCGCCGAACTCGTTGGTCTCGATGCCGCCCATCGCGTAGTGCTGGCCGGGCTTGACCGGCATCGGCTCCTCGAGCCCGTCGACGCCCTCGAAGTCCTCCGCGAGGTGGAGGATGTTCTCCAGGCGGTCGGTGATGCGCTCCTCGCCGAGGTGGCGCATGTCGAGGTAGACGTACTCGTCGTCGATGCCGCGGCCCTCGTTGATTTCGGTGAGTTCCGCGCGGGAGACGACGTCTCGGGACGCGAGTTCGCCGTCGTTCGTCGCGTACCCGTACTCGAACATGAAGCGCTCGCCCTCCGAGTTGTAGAGGATACCACCTTCACCGCGCACACCCTCGCTGATGAGGACGCCCGTCGACGGGAGCGTTGTCGGGTGGAACTGAATCATCTCCATGTCCTCGATGGGGACGCCGGCGCGGTACGCCATCGCGACGCCGTCGCCCGTGTTCGCGACGGCGTTCGTCGTGTGGTCGTAGGCCTGCCCGAGCCCGCCGGTCGCGAGGATGACACCGTCGCGGGCCTTGAAGCCCGAAATCTCGCCGGACTGGACGTCCCAGGCGACGACGCCGTGGCACTCGCGGTCGTTCGGGTCCGGCTCGTCGGTGACGGCGAGGTTCGAGACGTACCACTCGTCGTACACCTCGATGCCCCGTTTCACGACCTGCTGGTACAGCGTGTGGAGCATGTGGTGGCCGGTCTCCGCGCCCGCGTACGTCG encodes:
- a CDS encoding FAD-binding protein; translated protein: MYEHDVIVVGGGGAGLRAAIAAQEQGADVAIVTKLHPVRSHTGAAEGGINAALRDGDSWEDHAYDTMKGSDYLGDAPAIDTFAKTAPEEVIQLEHWGMPFSREDDGRVSQRPFGGLSFPRTTYAGAETGHHMLHTLYQQVVKRGIEVYDEWYVSNLAVTDEPDPNDRECHGVVAWDVQSGEISGFKARDGVILATGGLGQAYDHTTNAVANTGDGVAMAYRAGVPIEDMEMIQFHPTTLPSTGVLISEGVRGEGGILYNSEGERFMFEYGYATNDGELASRDVVSRAELTEINEGRGIDDEYVYLDMRHLGEERITDRLENILHLAEDFEGVDGLEEPMPVKPGQHYAMGGIETNEFGETCVDGLYAAGECGCVSLHGANRLGGNALPELIVFGALAGRHAAGEDMGEALIETGPSEELEREELGVPTGAPDVDSAEPAADGGEPVVDARSPEDVVADAEVTEEERIETLLGREDGVNHADVRAELQQSMTENVNVFRQEENLEQALEDIQEARERYQDVYVADKSRTFNTDLQHTIETRNLLDVAEAITMGALARDEFRGAHWRKEHQERKDDEWLKHTMVSWNDGDPELWYRPVLLEGHDQTYEPKNRSY